The DNA sequence TTGTCATACTACTCTAATTAGTTATTTTGAGAAAGATAGATATGTATCTTTTGGCAGTTTCAAAAACAATGTTCTCTGGTAAGTCAGGTCCTGGATATGATTTGTCCCAAACGAGAGTTTTTAGATAGTCTCTCACAAACTGTTTATCATGACTCTCTTGCGGGACTCCCTCTCTGTATGTTTCTTTAAGCCAGAATCTAGAAGAGTCTGGTGTTAGAACTTCATCAATTAGAACTAGTTTAGATTTTTTATCAAACCCGAACTCAAATTTGGTATCACAGAGGAGTATTCCTTTGCTTTCAAGGTTCTCTGAAGCGATTTTAAATATCTCAATACTCTTATGTCGTATCTCTTGAATCATATCTCCTACTATCTCTCTTGCTTGATCAATAGATATGTTTATATCATGACCTACATCTGATTTAGTTGAAGGAGTAAAAATAGGCTCTGGAAGCTTTGATGACATTTTAAGTCCTTCTGGCAACTTGATCCCACATATTGAGTTGTTTTTGATATACTCTTCGTATCCAGAACCAGCCAAGTATCCCCTAACTATACACTCAATCTTATATACATTCATCTTCCTAACAAGCATACTTCTATATCTCAGTAGATTAAGATATTCTCTACATTCTTCGGGATAATCTTCTGGATTAACTGAAACAACATGGTTTTCAACCAAATCCTTGAACTTATCAAACCAGAAATAAGACATCATATTTAGTATCATTCCTTTTAGGGGAATAGGTGTAGGAAGTATAACATCAAACGCAGATATTCTATCCGTTGAAACGATCAAAAGATAATCTCCAATCTCGTATATATCTCTAACTTTTCCTCTCTTTAGAAGTTTTAATTTGTTGAAGTTAGTGAAATACAGAGGTTTTACTTCCTTTAGGTTTGATAGGTTCTCTTCTAGGAACTTTCTAAAGTTATAAACTTCATTCATAAACTTACTCCAATACTATACCTTTTGGATAAGATCCCAAGATTTTAACGAGAGATGACTTCTTTTCAATCTCTTCTAGTAGTCGTTTGATTTTATCATCCTGTATGTGTCCTTCAAAGTCTATGAAGAATAAGTAGTCCCAGAGTTTTATTCTTGATGGCCTTGACTCTATCTTTGTCATATTAACATTCAGATCTTTGAAAGGTTTTATTATGTCAAACAATGCTCCGGGCTTGTCTTTGATATAGCATAGTATGGTTGTTTTGTCATTGTTTGTTTTGGAAATTTCATTCTCACCTATTATCCAAAATCTAGTTGTATTCATAGGGTCATCTTCAATGTTCTTTGCGAGTATGTTAAGGTTGTATTTTCTAGACAAGATTTCATTACCTATTGATGCGGAGTATGGTTCTGTTGATGCGATACGAGACGCTTCTGCAGTGCTACTCGTTTCAATAATCTCAACCCCTTGTAAGTTGTTCTCAATCCAATCCTTACACTGACTCAGTGCTTGCTGGTGTGAATAAACTCTCTTAACATTCTCAATGCTATTTTCCCCAGATAGAAGTGAATGATGAACCCTGAGGAATAGTTCCCCCATTATTTTGAGGTGTGAGTCAACGA is a window from the Spirochaetota bacterium genome containing:
- a CDS encoding phosphoribosylaminoimidazolesuccinocarboxamide synthase; amino-acid sequence: MNEVYNFRKFLEENLSNLKEVKPLYFTNFNKLKLLKRGKVRDIYEIGDYLLIVSTDRISAFDVILPTPIPLKGMILNMMSYFWFDKFKDLVENHVVSVNPEDYPEECREYLNLLRYRSMLVRKMNVYKIECIVRGYLAGSGYEEYIKNNSICGIKLPEGLKMSSKLPEPIFTPSTKSDVGHDINISIDQAREIVGDMIQEIRHKSIEIFKIASENLESKGILLCDTKFEFGFDKKSKLVLIDEVLTPDSSRFWLKETYREGVPQESHDKQFVRDYLKTLVWDKSYPGPDLPENIVFETAKRYISIFLKITN
- the pheA gene encoding prephenate dehydratase — encoded protein: MNSIDKLRKEIEEIDEKILNLINERVKIAIQIGEEKKRNKIGIYDPVRESEVIERIRNMSINVGLPYEYIEDIFLLIMSMTRNVQGKLKIALLGPEGTFSEIAVVKRFGYDVDKIYTNSIPDIFREVSKGKVDIGIVPIENSYSGVVAQTLDSFVDSHLKIMGELFLRVHHSLLSGENSIENVKRVYSHQQALSQCKDWIENNLQGVEIIETSSTAEASRIASTEPYSASIGNEILSRKYNLNILAKNIEDDPMNTTRFWIIGENEISKTNNDKTTILCYIKDKPGALFDIIKPFKDLNVNMTKIESRPSRIKLWDYLFFIDFEGHIQDDKIKRLLEEIEKKSSLVKILGSYPKGIVLE